Proteins encoded together in one Streptomyces sp. B1I3 window:
- a CDS encoding adenosine deaminase produces MTSQTLNVPDSDQIRRAPKVLLHDHLDGGLRPGTVVELALAQGYDALPETEPDKLGIWFREAADSGSLERYLETFAHTCAVMQTRDALFRVAAECAEDLAEDGVVYAEVRYAPEQHLTAGLTLEEVVEAVNDGFREGERRARANGHRIRVGALLTAMRHAARALEIAELANRYRDLGVVGFDIAGAEAGFPPTRHLDAFEYLKRENNHFTIHAGEAFGLPSIWQALQWCGADRLGHGVRIIDDIEIADDGSVTLGRLASYVRDKRIPLELCPTSNLQTGAADSYAEHPIGLLRKLHFRATVNTDNRLMSGTSMSQEFERLIETFGYTLDDMQWFTVNAMKSAFIPFDERLAMINDVVKPGYAELKSQWLFRQTVTTSGSSPSAG; encoded by the coding sequence ATGACGAGCCAGACCCTGAACGTCCCCGATTCCGACCAGATCCGCCGTGCGCCCAAGGTGCTTCTGCACGACCACCTCGACGGTGGCCTGCGCCCCGGCACCGTCGTCGAGCTGGCGCTCGCGCAGGGCTACGACGCCCTCCCGGAGACCGAACCCGACAAACTCGGCATCTGGTTCCGTGAGGCGGCGGACTCCGGTTCGCTGGAGCGCTACCTGGAGACGTTCGCCCACACCTGTGCCGTCATGCAGACGCGTGACGCCCTGTTCCGGGTGGCGGCCGAGTGCGCCGAGGACCTCGCCGAGGACGGCGTCGTCTACGCCGAGGTGCGGTACGCGCCGGAGCAGCACCTCACCGCGGGCCTGACCCTGGAAGAGGTCGTCGAAGCGGTCAACGACGGCTTCCGTGAGGGCGAGCGGCGGGCCCGTGCGAACGGTCACCGCATCCGCGTCGGCGCCCTCCTCACGGCCATGCGGCACGCCGCCAGGGCGCTGGAGATCGCCGAGCTCGCCAACCGCTACCGCGACCTGGGTGTCGTGGGCTTCGACATCGCGGGTGCCGAGGCGGGCTTCCCGCCCACCCGGCACCTGGACGCCTTCGAGTACCTCAAGCGCGAGAACAACCACTTCACCATCCACGCGGGCGAGGCCTTCGGGCTCCCGTCGATCTGGCAGGCCCTGCAGTGGTGCGGCGCCGACCGGCTCGGCCACGGCGTGCGCATCATCGACGACATCGAGATCGCCGACGACGGCAGCGTGACCCTGGGCCGTCTCGCCTCCTACGTACGGGACAAGCGCATCCCGCTGGAGCTCTGCCCGACCTCCAACCTCCAGACCGGTGCCGCGGACTCGTACGCCGAGCACCCCATCGGGCTGCTGCGCAAGCTGCATTTCCGCGCCACCGTGAACACGGACAACCGGCTGATGAGCGGGACCAGCATGAGCCAGGAATTCGAGCGGCTGATCGAGACGTTCGGATACACGCTCGACGACATGCAGTGGTTCACAGTCAATGCGATGAAATCAGCGTTCATTCCTTTCGATGAACGTCTCGCGATGATCAATGACGTCGTGAAGCCCGGATACGCGGAGCTGAAATCCCAGTGGCTTTTCCGTCAGACCGTCACGACCAGCGGTTCTTCGCCCTCTGCGGGCTGA
- a CDS encoding alpha/beta hydrolase, translated as MAQRALPLPAARLGRAVNTAGAPSEVSGVVLLLPDGETASRRRPSALSYALQLPFARTLARAGHGDGLAVHIVRYRRRGWNADADPAADAEWAADEVVRRYGDVPVCLAGHGMGGRAALRAGGHAAVTSVLAMAPWLPEGPAAPEPEPEPVKHLAGRRVLIVHGTNDARTDPELSYRLAERAKKSNRDTCRFEVHSDGHALRQHRPEVTALAADFVRGSLFARSYARPVADAFAAPPPLGLRMPLAAGFGRSLRH; from the coding sequence ATGGCACAGCGCGCACTTCCCCTGCCTGCCGCCAGGCTGGGACGGGCCGTCAACACGGCCGGAGCACCATCCGAGGTCAGCGGCGTGGTCCTGCTGCTCCCGGACGGCGAGACCGCATCGCGGCGCCGTCCCTCCGCCCTCTCGTACGCCCTCCAACTGCCGTTCGCACGGACGCTGGCGCGGGCCGGCCACGGGGACGGTCTCGCCGTACACATCGTGCGCTACCGGCGGCGGGGCTGGAACGCCGACGCCGATCCGGCGGCCGACGCCGAGTGGGCCGCCGACGAGGTCGTGCGCCGCTACGGTGACGTCCCCGTCTGCCTCGCCGGGCACGGGATGGGCGGCCGGGCGGCCCTGCGCGCGGGCGGGCACGCGGCCGTCACGTCGGTCCTGGCGATGGCCCCGTGGCTGCCGGAGGGCCCGGCCGCTCCCGAGCCGGAACCCGAGCCGGTCAAGCACCTCGCGGGGCGCCGGGTGCTGATCGTGCACGGCACGAACGACGCGCGGACGGATCCGGAGCTGTCCTACCGGCTGGCCGAGCGCGCCAAGAAGTCCAACCGGGACACCTGCCGGTTCGAGGTCCATTCGGACGGACACGCGCTGCGTCAGCACCGGCCCGAGGTGACGGCGCTGGCCGCGGACTTCGTGCGGGGCTCGCTCTTCGCCAGGTCGTACGCGCGACCGGTCGCCGACGCGTTCGCGGCACCGCCGCCGCTGGGGCTGCGGATGCCGCTGGCCGCCGGCTTCGGCCGGTCGCTGCGGCACTGA
- a CDS encoding LysR family transcriptional regulator yields the protein MVHQYSSQPRLSPSSYEEDIRAVLAPRLAYFEAVARHEHVTRAAHELGVPQSTLSRAMVRLEQDLGVALFARRGRTVSLTPAGRTFLGSAERALAEVEKAADSVRADADPTAGKVAFGFLHTMGSETVPALIRAFRADHPRVRFQLVQNYGEAMIERLRAGGLDLCLTSPVPDAPDLVARRLDEQRLRLVVPDDHRLAGRRRVRLAEAADEAFVTLEPGYGLRRITDDLCAEAGFTPRVAFEGEEAETLRGLVAAGLGVALLPPPAVARPGVVELTVTAPRAAREIGVAWLDGHPDTPPVAAFKRFLLSRRGNLLPD from the coding sequence ATGGTGCATCAGTACAGCTCACAGCCTCGGCTGTCACCGAGCAGTTACGAAGAAGACATTCGCGCCGTGCTCGCGCCCCGCCTGGCGTACTTCGAGGCGGTGGCCCGCCACGAGCACGTCACCCGTGCCGCACACGAGCTCGGCGTGCCGCAGTCGACGCTCTCGCGGGCCATGGTCAGGCTCGAACAGGACCTGGGAGTCGCCCTCTTCGCCCGCAGGGGCCGCACCGTCTCGCTCACCCCCGCCGGCCGCACCTTCCTCGGATCGGCGGAACGCGCGCTGGCCGAGGTGGAGAAGGCCGCCGACTCGGTGCGCGCCGACGCCGACCCGACCGCGGGCAAGGTGGCCTTCGGCTTCCTGCACACCATGGGCTCCGAGACCGTGCCCGCCCTGATCCGCGCCTTCCGGGCCGACCATCCGAGGGTCCGCTTCCAGCTCGTGCAGAACTACGGCGAGGCGATGATCGAGCGACTGCGGGCGGGCGGCCTCGACCTCTGCCTGACGTCCCCCGTCCCCGACGCCCCCGATCTCGTGGCCCGCCGCCTGGACGAGCAGCGGCTGCGGCTGGTCGTGCCCGACGACCACCGCCTCGCCGGACGGCGGCGTGTCCGCCTCGCCGAGGCCGCCGATGAAGCCTTCGTCACCCTGGAACCCGGTTACGGCCTGCGGCGGATCACCGACGACCTCTGTGCGGAGGCCGGCTTCACGCCGCGCGTCGCGTTCGAGGGCGAGGAGGCCGAGACGCTGCGCGGGCTGGTCGCCGCCGGGCTCGGGGTGGCCCTGCTGCCGCCGCCCGCTGTCGCCCGGCCCGGCGTGGTCGAGCTGACCGTGACGGCGCCGCGTGCGGCCCGTGAGATCGGGGTGGCCTGGCTCGACGGGCACCCCGACACCCCGCCCGTGGCCGCCTTCAAGCGTTTCCTGCTCTCGCGCCGAGGGAACCTGCTGCCGGACTGA
- a CDS encoding MFS transporter: MPPASTGASTIVLGASAPSSAVAVPPTTRDRSGPDHSEPGRSEPDRLEPGRPGYRRMSFALFAAGIATFALLYSTQALLPAVSASFGATAGQASWTVSAATGALALCVLPLSALSERFGRRQMMTASLTVAVLVGLLVPFAPSLGWLIALRAVQGAALAGLPASAMAYLAEEVRPKALVAAIGLFVAGNSIGGMSGRILTGWVAQLWGWRAALGAVGLLAVACAVVFHFMIPKARHFTPGSLNPRALAKTVTGHLADPLLRRLYAIGALFMTVFGAVYTVIGYRLVEAPFSLPQGVVGSIFLVYLVGTVSSAAAGRLVARLGRRGALYLAVSTTAAGLLLSLADQLAAVLLGLVLITAGFFAGHAVASSSVSRTATTGRAQASALYQSAYYLGSSAGGTLGAVAFHAGGWTGTVALGLLAVLGVVSITLYGTRAARTERLRTRTATAVHN, from the coding sequence ATGCCTCCTGCCAGTACCGGGGCGTCCACCATCGTGCTGGGCGCCTCCGCTCCGTCATCCGCCGTCGCCGTCCCCCCGACCACCCGGGACCGGTCCGGACCCGACCACTCCGAGCCGGGCCGCTCCGAGCCGGACCGCCTCGAGCCGGGCCGCCCCGGTTACCGCCGGATGAGCTTCGCTCTGTTCGCCGCCGGGATCGCGACCTTCGCACTCCTCTACTCCACGCAGGCGCTGCTGCCCGCCGTCTCCGCCTCCTTCGGCGCCACGGCCGGTCAGGCGAGCTGGACGGTCTCCGCGGCGACCGGTGCGCTGGCACTGTGCGTCCTGCCGCTGAGCGCGCTCTCCGAGCGCTTCGGGCGGCGGCAGATGATGACGGCCTCCCTGACGGTGGCCGTGCTGGTCGGGCTGCTCGTCCCGTTCGCCCCCTCGCTCGGCTGGCTGATCGCGCTGCGCGCGGTCCAGGGCGCGGCACTGGCCGGACTGCCCGCCTCCGCGATGGCGTACCTGGCCGAGGAGGTGCGGCCCAAGGCGCTGGTGGCCGCGATCGGGCTGTTCGTGGCGGGCAACAGCATCGGCGGCATGAGCGGCCGCATCCTCACCGGCTGGGTCGCCCAGCTGTGGGGCTGGCGGGCCGCGCTCGGCGCGGTCGGGCTGCTGGCCGTCGCCTGCGCCGTCGTGTTCCACTTCATGATCCCCAAGGCCAGGCACTTCACGCCCGGTTCGCTGAACCCCAGGGCTCTGGCGAAGACGGTCACCGGCCACCTCGCCGACCCGCTGCTGCGCCGGCTGTACGCGATCGGCGCCCTGTTCATGACGGTGTTCGGCGCGGTCTACACCGTGATCGGCTACCGGCTCGTCGAGGCACCGTTCAGCCTCCCGCAGGGCGTCGTGGGCTCGATCTTCCTGGTCTACCTGGTCGGTACGGTCTCCTCCGCGGCGGCCGGCCGCCTGGTCGCCCGGCTGGGCCGCCGGGGCGCGCTCTACCTCGCCGTGTCCACGACTGCCGCGGGCCTGCTGCTCTCCCTGGCCGACCAGCTGGCCGCCGTCCTGCTGGGCCTGGTCCTGATCACGGCCGGATTCTTCGCCGGGCACGCGGTCGCCTCCTCCTCGGTGAGCCGTACCGCGACGACGGGCCGCGCCCAGGCGTCGGCGCTCTACCAGTCCGCGTACTACCTGGGATCCAGCGCGGGCGGCACGCTCGGCGCGGTCGCCTTCCACGCCGGCGGCTGGACGGGCACGGTCGCACTGGGTCTCCTGGCGGTCCTCGGCGTCGTGTCGATCACGCTGTACGGGACGAGGGCCGCCCGCACCGAGCGGCTCCGGACCCGGACGGCGACGGCCGTGCACAACTGA
- a CDS encoding L,D-transpeptidase has product MRISGKICGSVTTRRGAALSVAGLMAVPALVLSTGTAAQAASCTASKGPYQKQVEKYLNRPVDGRQSTADCTAIRAFQVSKGITPSAGYAGPVTWRTMKTITAQKAAGKNPNAAKKCPTNRGRIACVDLTRQLSWIQDGSRLKFGPVPVRTGRDGAETRTGASKVYWRNINHWSTLYDVRMPYAQFFDGGQAFHSVTKSMYNNPGSAGCVNMRPADAKSYWNLLKNGDDVFVYGRKPGT; this is encoded by the coding sequence ATGCGCATCTCGGGGAAGATATGCGGCAGCGTGACGACGCGGCGCGGAGCCGCGTTGTCCGTCGCCGGACTCATGGCCGTACCGGCCCTGGTCCTGAGCACCGGCACGGCCGCGCAGGCGGCCTCCTGCACGGCGTCGAAGGGGCCGTACCAGAAGCAGGTCGAGAAGTACCTGAACCGGCCGGTGGACGGGCGTCAGTCCACGGCCGACTGCACGGCGATCCGCGCCTTCCAGGTATCGAAGGGCATCACGCCGTCCGCCGGGTACGCGGGACCCGTGACCTGGCGGACGATGAAGACGATCACCGCGCAGAAGGCGGCGGGCAAGAACCCCAACGCCGCGAAGAAGTGCCCCACCAACAGGGGACGCATCGCGTGCGTGGACCTCACGCGGCAGCTGAGCTGGATCCAGGACGGCAGCAGGCTGAAGTTCGGCCCGGTGCCGGTGCGGACGGGTCGCGACGGCGCGGAGACGCGCACCGGCGCGAGCAAGGTCTACTGGCGCAACATCAACCACTGGTCGACGCTCTACGACGTCCGGATGCCGTACGCCCAGTTCTTCGACGGCGGCCAGGCGTTCCACTCGGTCACCAAGTCCATGTACAACAACCCGGGCTCGGCGGGCTGCGTCAACATGCGTCCGGCGGACGCGAAGTCATACTGGAACCTGCTGAAGAACGGGGACGACGTCTTCGTGTACGGACGCAAGCCCGGCACCTGA